One stretch of Anas acuta chromosome W, bAnaAcu1.1, whole genome shotgun sequence DNA includes these proteins:
- the NARS1 gene encoding asparagine--tRNA ligase, cytoplasmic, producing MQGGGSAGRPLPERCGSAAMAGEVLGRTAALALEELYVSEREGSDSTGDGTQKKPFKTVLKALMTAGKEPFPTIYVDSQKENERWAIISKSQMKNVKKLWHREQMKNEAKEKKEAEDLLRREKNLEEAKKVVIKNDPSLPEPKCVKICALEAYRGKRVKIFGWIHRLRRQGKNLMFIVLRDGTGFLQCVLSDELCQCYNGLILSTESSVAVYGVLNLVPEGKQAPGGHELNCDYWELIGLAPAGGADNLLNEDSEVDVQLNNRHMMIRGENMSKIFKVRSMVVQAFRDHFFANGYYEVTPPTLVQTQVEGGSTLFKLDYFGEEAYLTQSSQLYLETCIPALGDVFCVAQSYRAEQSRTRRHLAEYTHIEAECPFITFEDLLDRLENLVCDVVDRVLASPASSLLLELNPGFKPPKRPFRRMNYAEAIEWLKEHDVKKEDGTYYEFGEDIPEAPERLMTDSINEPILLCRFPAEIKSFYMQRCHDDSRLTESVDVLMPNVGEIVGGSMRIWDSEELLEGYKREGIDPTPYYWYTDQRKYGTCPHGGYGLGLERFLTWILNRHHIRDVCLYPRFVQRCKP from the exons ATGCAAGGCGGCGGAAGCGCGGGGCGGCCGCTTCCGGAGCGCTGCGGCAGCGCGGCCATGGccggggaggtgctgggcaggacGGCGGCGCTCGCGCTGG AGGAGCTGTATGTGTCCGAACGAGAGGGCAGTGATTCCACCGGCGATGGGACACAGAAGAAACCGTTCAAAACTGTCTTAAAG GCTTTGATGACAGCAGGAAAGGAACCGTTTCCTACTATTTATGTGGattcacaaaaggaaaatgag AGATGGGCCATTATTTCAAAGTCACAgatgaaaaatgtcaaaaaattGTGGCACAGGGAACAAATGAAGAATGAGgctaaggagaagaaagag GCAGAAGATCTcttgagaagagagaagaacCTGGAGGAAGCTAAGAAAGTTGTTATCAAGAATGATCCCAGTCTTCCAGAGCCAAAATGT GTAAAGATCTGTGCTCTGGAGGCTTATAGAGGCAAGAGAGTAAAGATTTTTGGCTGGATTCACAGGTTACGTAGGCAAG GAAAAAATCTCATGTTCATTGTTTTGAGAGATGGCACAGGTTTTCTTCAGTGTGTCCTTTCAGATGAACTG tgTCAGTGTTACAACGGGCTAATTCTCTCCACAGAGAGCAGTGTTGCAGTGTATGGTGTGCTGAACCTTGTTCCTGAAGGCAAGCAG GCTCCAGGAGGCCACGAGCTGAACTGCGATTACTGGGAGCTTATAGGTCTGGCCCCAGCAGGAGGGGCTGACAATCTCCTCAATGAGGATTCGGAGGTTGACGTGCAGCTTAACAACAGGCACATGATGATTCGAGGCGAGAATATGTCCAAAATCTTCAAGGTGCGCTCCATGGTAGTACAGGCCTTCAGGGATCACTTCTTTGCCAATGGATATTATGAA GTCACACCGCCGACTTTAGTCCAGACGCAGGTGGAAGGAGGTTCAACCTTATTCAAGCTGGATTATTTTGGAGAAGAGGCATACCTAACACAGTCGTCCCAGCTCTATCTGGAGACCTGCATTCCAGCATTAGgagatgttttctgtgttgctcAGTCATACAGAGCTGAGCAATCCAGGACACGCAGGCACTTGGCAGA GTACACTCATATTGAAGCTGAATGTCCCTTTATAACTTTTGAGGATTTGTTGGACCGTCTGGAGAACTTGGTGTGTGATGTCGTTGACAGAGTCTTGGCATCACCTGCATCAAGCTTACTGTTGGAGCTAAACCCG GGCTTCAAGCCTCCCAAACGTCCTTTCCGAAGAATGAACTACGCTGAAGCAATTGAGTGGTTAAAGGAACATGATGTGAAGAAGGAAGATGGTACTTATTACGAGTTTGGGGAG GATATTCCTGAAGCTCCTGAGAGACTGATGACAGACTCCATTAATGAGCCAATCTTGTTGTGCCGATTTCCTGCAGAGATAAAGTCTTTCTATATGCAGCGCTGTCACGACGATTCCCGTCTTACTGAATCT GTTGATGTGTTGATGCCTAATGTTGGTGAAATTGTTGGAGGCTCCATGCGTATTTGGGACAGTGAGGAGCTACTGGAAGGCTATAAGAGAGAGGGCATTGATCCCACGCCGTATTACTGGTACACCGATCAG agaaaatatgGTACCTGTCCTCACGGTGGATATGGTTTGGGATTAGAGCGGTTCCTGACCTGGATTCTGAATAGGCACCATATCCGAGATGTCTGTCTCTATCCACGCTTTGTCCAGCGCTGCAAACCATAG
- the FECH gene encoding ferrochelatase, mitochondrial translates to MQAAANMAAAARAARPLVQSSSSLRVPVRWQGQASAAVVAKSTKPQVQPEARKPKTGILMLNMGGPERLDDVHDFLLRLFLDRDLMTLPAQNKLAPFIAKRRTPRIQEQYSRIGGGSPIKKWTAVQGEGMVKLLDSMSPHTAPHKYYIGFRYVHPLTEEAIEEMEQDGIERAIAFTQYPQYSCSTTGSSLNAIYRYYNKKGEKPKMKWSIIDRWPTHPLLIQCFTDHIQKELDLFPPDKRKDVVILFSAHSLPMSVVNRGDPYPQEVGATVQRVMEKLNYSNPYRLVWQSKVGPMPWLGPQTDETIKGLCQRGKKNMLLVPIAFTSDHIETLYELDIEYAQVLANECGVENIRRAESLNGNPLFSKALADLVCSHIQSNEVCSKQLTLCCPLCVNPVCRETKAFFTNQQL, encoded by the exons ATGCAGGCGGCCGCCAACATGGCTGCGGCCGCCCGGGCCGCGCGGCCCC TTgtccaaagcagcagctccctgcggGTCCCCGTCCGATGGCAAGGCCAGGCGTCCGCGGCCGTGGTGGCCAAGAGCACGAAGCCCCAGGTTCAGCCAGAAGCGCG GAAACCTAAAACGGGAATCTTGATGTTAAACATGGGaggtccagaaaggctggatGATGTGCATGACTTCTTACTTCGTCTCTTCCTGGACAGGGATCTAATGACGCTGCCAGCACAAAA TAAGTTAGCACCGTTCATCGCTAAGCGCCGCACGCCGAGGATCCAGGAGCAGTACAGCAGGATTGGAGGCGGGTCCCCGATCAAGAAGTGGACGGCAGTGCAGGGAGAAGGCATGGTGAAGCTGCTGGATAGCATGTCTCCTCACACAG CACCTCACAAGTACTACATCGGGTTCCGGTACGTGCACCCTCTGACGGAGGAGGCGATCGAGGAGATGGAGCAGGATGGCATCGAACGGGCCATCGCCTTCACGCAGTACCCGCAGTACAGCTGCTCCACCACAG GAAGCAGTTTAAATGCGATTTATCGCTACTAcaataaaaagggggagaaGCCAAAGATGAAGTGGAGTATAATTGACCGGTGGCCCACACACCCCCTGCTCATCCAG TGCTTTACCGACCACATTCAGAAGGAACTGGACCTGTTTCCACCTGACAAAAGGAAAGATGTTGTCATCCTTTTCTCGGCTCACTCGCTCCCCATGTCT GTAGTGAACCGTGGTGATCCATATCCACAAGAAGTGGGAGCTACTGTTCAGAGAGTCATGGAGAAGCTGAACTACTCCAACCCCTACCGGCTGGTCTGGCAGTCCAAG GTTGGGCCAATGCCTTGGCTTGGTCCGCAGACAGATGAGACCATTAAAGGCCTGTgtcaaagaggaaagaagaacaTGTTGTTGGTCCCAATAGCATTTACAAGCGACCACATTGAAACGCTTTATGAACTGGATATTGAGTATGCTCAGGTTTTAGCAAATGAA TGTGGAGTTGAAAACATCAGAAGAGCAGAATCGCTGAATGGAAATCCACTGTTCTCTAAG GCTCTGGCAGACTTGGTCTGTTCACACATCCAGTCGAACGAAGTCTGCTCGAAGCAGTTAACGCTCTGCTGTCCGCTCTGTGTAAATCCTGTCTGCAGGGAGACAAAAGCTTTCTTCACTAATCAGCAGCTGTGA